GCAAGCACTGGTTCAACAAGTTTTAATTCTTCTGAATCACCTAGCTCTAAATAAGGGACTTTACCTAATTCTTGCAAAATAACTTTTTTGCCTTCAGGGGTAACTTTCAGCAAAGCTATATCAGATTTAGGACATGCACTTTCAACAGTTGCATCGATAGCTATACGGCCTAAAGCAGGTATACATACTTGTACTGCAAATGCACCTTCAACCACATGAAAATTGGTAAGCAAGTACCCTTCAGCATTTATAAAAAAGCCACTACCACAACCTTCATGTTGATTAGGGGATCTGAAAGGCTTTGTCCAATCAAAACTTACTTGTTTTGCCAAAACTTGCACAACACTATTTTTAGCTCGTTGTTCAGCTTTTTCCCATTCATGAGATGTTGCTGTAAGTTCACCAACCATTTCCGTTGCTGCTTGAGTAGCTTTTCCCACTAATTGGTTTGTATCTTTGGCTTTTAATACACTGGCAGCACAGGTAACTACTACCAGGCTAGATAAAAAAAATCTTGTTTTCACGCGTGTCCCTTTAATTAATAAAAACGTAATTTATTAGTAAACTTATTATGTAAGTATATCAGATAAATAATTTTGTTCAATTAAATATATACTATAATTCTTATATGGTATTTTAAATCCGAGGCGTCTGTTATGGTTTTTTTATTGTTTTTCAGGAATAAACAGAGGTATACTAAAATTAATTCTCAAAAAACTGCAAAAAAATTTAACTTTATTATATTATGAAAAAACTGTTTCTTTCACTTGTAGGGGTAGTACTTGTACTAAGCATGCATTTTAGTAGCAAAGCTACCATTGCGTCGATAGGCTTCTTTAAAAAAGATGGTAAGTATATATTACTTATTGGCGATAGAACATTTGCTTTTAATAAAAGACCCGAAGAAGCATCTGTACTAAACGATTATGGACAACTTAGAAAATACCCTACTAACAGAGAACACCTTCCTTATGGTTATTATGATGCTTCGGATAGGTTTTTACTTGAAGGATTTCTTAACTCTCTTACAAATAAAGATGGTATAGCATTTTTATATTTAGAAATTGAGGCTACCTTTTTTAAAACTTTAATCAATAAAAACAGCAGTAGTAATAACACTATGTATAAAGGGCTGAGTAGCTCTCTGAGTACTTTAAGTAAAAAGTATAAAAATATTAATTGGCTATTATCAGATATTACCAACTCATATGTACTTAACGCAGGTAGCTGGTGGAATGCTTTTGAAGAAGTGATGAGCCGTTTACTTAAAAGTTACAACCTTTCCTTAGATACAGCTGATGAATTTTGGGAAAAAAATCCCGCAGCACAAAGTAAATTTTTTATAGAAAAATTTAAAAAATTTAAATTTGCTTTTAAGAAAGCAATAAAAGAGCTCCTTTCAGCCCCATTACCCTCTTTAGATAGTTATGGTGACTATATCCAAACAGTTCTTGATTCTTTAAAAAAGAATAAAAAACTTTATCTTAATCAAGCTAATTATTATAGGTATTATAGAAGCACAATCAAAAAGAATTACCAAGAGTTAAAGAAACTTCTTTTTTGTTTTAAAGATAGTACTCACTTAAGTTCTATGGATACTTTTCTTGAGATATTTGAACATACGCAATCATTAACCACTTTAAAACAATTTGGACGTA
This genomic stretch from Candidatus Dependentiae bacterium harbors:
- a CDS encoding trypsin-like peptidase domain-containing protein gives rise to the protein MKTRFFLSSLVVVTCAASVLKAKDTNQLVGKATQAATEMVGELTATSHEWEKAEQRAKNSVVQVLAKQVSFDWTKPFRSPNQHEGCGSGFFINAEGYLLTNFHVVEGAFAVQVCIPALGRIAIDATVESACPKSDIALLKVTPEGKKVILQELGKVPYLELGDSEELKLVEPVLA